A single Cryomorphaceae bacterium DNA region contains:
- a CDS encoding acetyl-CoA C-acyltransferase, which yields MEAYIVKGYRTAVGKANRGQFRFKRPDDLAAETIQGLMKAVPELDPKRVDDVIVGNAMPEAEQGLNVGRLISLMGLNVVDVPGMTVNRYCSSGLETIAIATAKIKNGMADCIIAGGVESMSYIPMGGYKVTPNLDVARNNPDWYFSMGLTAEAVANEFKVAREDQDEFAYNSHMKALKAIEEGRFKDDILPIDVEEVYLDENEKRQTRTHVADTDEGPRAGTNMAALGKLRPVFAQGGSVTAGNSSQTSDGAAFVIVMSERMVNELGLKPIARLVSYAAMGVEPRIMGIGPVKAIPAALKQADMKLADIDLIELNEAFASQSLAVLRKLDINQEIVNVNGGAISLGHPLGCTGAKLSVQLFNEMRRRGNKYGMVTMCVGTGQGAAGIYEFIN from the coding sequence ATGGAAGCATATATCGTTAAAGGATACAGAACAGCAGTAGGGAAGGCGAATCGCGGACAGTTCCGATTTAAGCGCCCGGATGATTTGGCCGCGGAGACCATTCAAGGTCTAATGAAAGCGGTTCCAGAATTAGACCCTAAACGGGTCGATGATGTCATCGTCGGAAATGCCATGCCCGAAGCAGAGCAGGGCCTCAACGTCGGACGTTTGATCTCGCTTATGGGACTTAACGTAGTCGACGTTCCCGGAATGACGGTGAACCGTTACTGCAGCAGTGGACTGGAAACCATTGCCATTGCCACAGCGAAAATTAAGAACGGCATGGCCGATTGCATCATCGCTGGAGGAGTGGAAAGCATGAGCTACATCCCCATGGGTGGATACAAAGTAACCCCCAACTTGGATGTGGCCCGGAACAATCCGGATTGGTACTTCTCCATGGGTTTGACCGCTGAGGCGGTGGCCAACGAATTTAAGGTGGCCCGTGAGGACCAGGATGAGTTTGCCTACAACTCCCACATGAAGGCCTTGAAGGCCATCGAAGAGGGGCGATTCAAGGATGACATTCTTCCGATCGATGTCGAAGAGGTTTACTTGGACGAAAACGAAAAGCGTCAGACCCGAACGCATGTAGCGGATACAGATGAAGGTCCACGTGCTGGTACCAATATGGCGGCCCTAGGGAAACTACGTCCCGTATTTGCTCAGGGCGGAAGTGTCACAGCGGGTAACTCCTCACAAACCAGTGATGGGGCGGCCTTTGTGATTGTGATGAGCGAACGCATGGTCAACGAATTGGGCTTGAAGCCGATTGCGCGCTTGGTGAGCTATGCCGCCATGGGGGTAGAGCCTCGAATCATGGGTATCGGTCCCGTGAAGGCGATTCCTGCCGCATTGAAACAGGCGGACATGAAGCTCGCTGACATTGACCTCATTGAGCTGAACGAGGCTTTCGCTTCTCAGTCCTTGGCCGTTTTGCGCAAGTTGGACATCAACCAAGAAATCGTCAACGTGAACGGAGGGGCCATTTCACTGGGTCATCCGCTTGGGTGTACAGGAGCCAAGTTGAGCGTGCAGCTATTCAACGAGATGCGCCGACGAGGCAACAAATACGGAATGGTGACCATGTGCGTGGGAACCGGACAAGGTGCTGCGGGCATCTATGAATTCATCAATTAA